Proteins co-encoded in one Streptomyces sp. NBC_01571 genomic window:
- a CDS encoding type II toxin-antitoxin system PemK/MazF family toxin, protein MIRKGDVWDIDTGKGVRTVLVVSLDGLADAYGAVVVLVLHAPAVHPDTAMSVRLTTPVDASVVAVNLLQLSAARFETATPLGAIGPQQQELVDNALRAVLDL, encoded by the coding sequence ATGATCCGCAAGGGCGACGTGTGGGACATCGACACCGGCAAGGGTGTCCGCACGGTGCTCGTCGTGAGCCTCGACGGACTCGCCGACGCCTACGGTGCCGTCGTCGTCCTCGTCCTGCACGCCCCGGCCGTGCATCCCGACACGGCCATGAGCGTGCGCCTGACGACCCCGGTCGACGCCTCGGTCGTCGCCGTCAACCTCCTTCAGCTGTCCGCGGCACGGTTCGAGACCGCCACCCCGCTCGGCGCCATCGGGCCCCAGCAGCAGGAGCTCGTCGACAACGCACTACGGGCGGTACTCGACCTGTGA